Proteins encoded in a region of the Vicia villosa cultivar HV-30 ecotype Madison, WI linkage group LG5, Vvil1.0, whole genome shotgun sequence genome:
- the LOC131606471 gene encoding cytochrome b5-like, with protein sequence MAAKTFTLSEVSKHNTPKDCWLVIHNKVYDVTKFLEDHPGGDDVLVSSTGKDASDDFDDVGHSITATSLLDDFYVGDIDSSTIPSKVEYTPAKQPHYNQDKTSDFIIKILQFLVPLFILGVAVGIRFYNKST encoded by the exons ATGGCTGCCAAGACCTTCACTTTGTCTGAAGTCTCCAAGCATAACACTCCCAAGGACTGTTGGCTTGTTATCCATAACAAG GTTTATGATGTGACAAAGTTCTTGGAGGACCACCCCGGTGGCGACGATGTCTTAGTGTCTTCCACAG GGAAAGATGCATCCGATGATTTCGACGACGTTGGTCACAGCATAACCGCAACATCGTTGCTGGACGACTTTTATGTCGGAGACATTGATTCATCGACCATCCCTTCTAAGGTTGAGTACACTCCTGCAAAGCAACCTCACTATAATCAGGACAAGACGTCCGATTTCATCATCAAGATCCTCCAATTTCTAGTTCCCTTGTTCATCTTGGGCGTTGCAGTTGGTATTCGTTTCTACAACAAATCAACATAA
- the LOC131606472 gene encoding BTB/POZ domain-containing protein At5g48800-like yields MDRASDKQHQQQQQLSLAKNGRQRYNEWIFRDVPSDITIEVCGVTFSLHKFPLVSRSGRIRRLVAEHRDSDISRVELLNLPGGAECFELAAKFCYGINFEITSTNVAQLCCVSDYLEMTDDFSKDNLGSRAEEYLDCIVCKNLEMCVEVLQQCESLIPLADELKIVTRCIDAIASKTCAEQIASSFSRLEYSSSGRLHMSRQAKCDGDWWIEDISVLRIDMYQRVITAMKCRGVRPESIGASLVNYAEKELTKKPALWNQSSQNKTDSNSTLHEKLVVETIVSLLPVEKLVVPIHFLFGLLRSAVMLDCAISSRLDLERRIGSQLDLSTLDDILIPSFKHSGDTLFDVDTVHRLLVNFSQQDDSDDDLEDGSLFESDSPHSPSQTSLVKVSKLVDNYLAEIAPDANLKLSKFLVIAETLPAHARTVHDGLYRAIDIYLKAHQGLSDLDKKKLCKLIDFQKLTQEAGAHAAQNERLPLQSIVQVLYFEQLKLRNSLSTTGDDDIKPMHASWRISSGALSAAMSPRDNYASLRRENRELKLELARLRMRLNDLEREHVCMKRDMAKSGSRKFMSSFSKKISRLSLFGHSSSRETSSPSRNSHRTDSKVIERTCASTE; encoded by the exons ATGGACCGTGCTTCTGACAAACAACATCAGCAGCAGCAGCAGTTGTCTTTGGCAAAGAATGGCAGACAGAGATACAATGAATG GATTTTTCGCGATGTACCGAGCGATATAACTATAGAAGTGTGTGGAGTAACATTTTCATTACACAAG TTTCCTCTCGTTTCTCGAAGTGGAAGAATTCGAAGACTAGTTGCAGAACACCGAGATTCTGATATCTCAAGAGTGGAGCTTCTTAATCTTCCAGGAGGAGCTGAATGCTTTGAACTGGCTGCCAAATTCTGTTACGGCATTAACTTCGAGATCACGTCCACGAATGTTGCACAACTATGTTGCGTGTCCGACTACCTCGAAATGACCGATGATTTCTCAAAAGACAATCTTGGTTCGAGAGCCGAGGAATATCTCGACTGTATAGTCTGCAAGAATCTTGAAATGTGTGTTGAAGTGTTGCAACAATGCGAAAGTTTAATTCCTTTAGCCGATGAGCTGAAAATAGTTACGCGTTGCATTGACGCGATAGCTTCGAAAACTTGCGCCGAACAAATTGCTTCTAGTTTCTCGAGATTAGAGTATAGCAGCTCGGGCAGGTTGCACATGAGCAGGCAAGCGAAATGTGATGGTGATTGGTGGATAGAAGATATTTCGGTTTTAAGGATCGACATGTATCAACGAGTCATAACAGCAATGAAGTGTCGCGGCGTTCGGCCAGAAAGTATCGGTGCTTCTCTTGTGAACTATGCAGAAAAAGAATTGACGAAGAAACCGGCTTTGTGGAACCAATCTAGCCAGAATAAAACTGACTCAAATTCAACTTTGCATGAAAAGCTCGTCGTGGAGACTATCGTAAGCCTTTTGCCAGTTGAGAAACTAGTCGTTCCGATTCATTTCCTTTTCGGGCTTCTGCGAAGCGCGGTGATGCTTGATTGCGCGATTTCCTCTAGACTTGACTTGGAAAGAAGGATTGGATCGCAGTTGGATCTATCAACGCTTGACGATATTTTGATTCCGTCTTTCAAGCATTCGGGTGATACGTTATTTGATGTTGACACAGTTCATAGACTTCTAGTAAACTTCAGTCAGCAGGATGATAGCGATGATGATCTAGAAGACGGTTCTCTTTTCGAATCCGATAGCCCTCATTCGCCCTCGCAAACTTCGTTAGTTAAGGTGTCGAAATTAGTCGACAACTACCTCGCTGAAATTGCACCTGATGCAAACTTGAAGCTTTCTAAGTTTTTGGTCATTGCAGAAACATTGCCAGCACACGCGCGTACCGTTCATGACGGCTTATATCGAGCTATCGATATTTACTTAAAA GCTCATCAAGGTTTATCAGACTTGGACAAGAAGAAACTATGCAAACTGATTGATTTTCAAAAGCTTACTCAAGAAGCTGGAGCGCACGCGGCGCAAAACGAGCGTCTTCCTCTACAATCAATAGTGCAAGTTCTATATTTCGAACAACTAAAGCTAAGAAATTCGTTGTCCACAACCGGGGACGATGACATCAAGCCAATGCATGCGTCGTGGCGCATAAGTAGCGGTGCACTAAGTGCAGCGATGTCTCCACGCGATAATTACGCATCACTGAGGCGCGAAAACCGTGAGTTAAAACTCGAATTGGCTCGACTAAGAATGAGACTAAATGATCTGGAGAGGGAGCATGTCTGCATGAAGAGGGATATGGCGAAATCAGGATCGCGTAAATTTATGAGTTCTTTTTCGAAAAAAATTAGTAGGCTTAGTCTCTTTGGACATAGTTCTTCTAGAGAAACAAGTTCTCCATCAAGGAATTCTCATAGAACAGATTCAAAGGTGATTGAGAGAACTTGTGCTAGCACAGAATAG
- the LOC131604465 gene encoding uncharacterized protein LOC131604465 produces the protein MEKWRSVDFSKEEEEGITAEIEEVCEGEIFQRTLAGRLWTDNSFNSKAFISTMLGAWKLKNAVEVQELNKNLFLFRFTTRREMENILKNGQWSFDRNLLVLSRITGEEQPSELNMHFGTFWVRVYELPLMLRSEAMAKKLGGILGDFEELDTKEAHRNGRFLRIKVNIDLRKPLKRGTMVRFKEKNLRVHFKYERLPTFCFVCGKLGHQIKDCDVVGDLSEEGFENIEEQDLAFGAWLRASPLPRIQEEVKKKDTSSSSCSKNLFNVSSGQSRHETKGKSKDGEEGEVEQQRTMVQDEPGAKIATTKKNTQEIQLMESNRVQKGKEPRKTNLEIEAMAESLGAVDISNVGKGSKELSVEGKSKKRKWIRRQNTRKATSSKTVEKEVERGKRNLVDVMIIDGTVDTCGKGEKKLKGQEEEVTTEQGPEVVLDNQHRLPQ, from the coding sequence ATGGAGAAGTGGAGATCTGTTGATTTttcgaaggaagaagaagaagggatCACAGCGGAAATCGAAGAGGTTTGCGAAGGAGAAATCTTTCAGCGAACATTAGCAGGTAGATTATGGACGGACAACAGTTTCAATTCAAAAGCTTTCATCAGTACCATGCTTGGAGCTTGGAAGCTTAAAAATGCAGTAGAGGTACAGGAGCTGAATAAGAATCTATTTCTCTTTCGCTTCACGACAAGGAGAGAAATGGAAAATATCCTGAAGAATGGTCAGTGGAGCTTCGACAGGAATTTGTTAGTACTCAGCAGAATTACAGGGGAAGAACAACCTTCGGAGTTGAACATGCATTTCGGAACGTTCTGGGTCCGTGTTTATGAATTACCTTTAATGCTTAGATCTGAGGCAATGGCGAAGAAATTAGGAGGCATTCTGGGAGATTTTGAAGAACTTGACACAAAGGAAGCTCACAGGAATGGTCGATTCCTGCGAATCAAGGTCAACATTGATTTAAGGAAACCGCTCAAGCGAGGAACGATGGTGCGATTCAAGGAGAAGAACCTGAGAGTACACTTTAAATATGAACGACTGCCAACATTTTGCTTTGTCTGTGGGAAGCTAGGGCACCAGATCAAAGATTGTGATGTAGTGGGTGACCTAAGCGAAGAGGGTTTTGAAAATATTGAGGAACAAGATCTTGCTTTCGGAGCCTGGCTGCGCGCGTCTCCTTTGCCAAGAATCCAAGAAGAAGTCAAAAAGAAGGACACATCGTCCAGCTCGTGTAGCAAGAATCTTTTCAATGTATCCTCCGGCCAAAGTAGACACGAAACGAAAGGTAAAAGTAAAGACGGGGAAGAAGGAGAAGTAGAGCAGCAACGGACAATGGTGCAAGACGAACCTGGGGCAAAAATCGCTACAACTAAAAAGAATACTCAAGAGATACAACTGATGGAAAGTAATAGGGTCCAGAAAGGTAAGGAGCCCAGGAAAACAAATTTGGAGATCGAAGCTATGGCGGAATCACTAGGAGCGGTGGATATCTCAAATGTGGGGAAAGGTAGTAAGGAGCTATCAGTGGAAGGAAAGAGCAAAAAGCGTAAATGGATAAGGCGACAAAACACGAGAAAGGCAACTTCATCAAAGACAGTGGAAAAAGAGGTGGAACGTGGGAAGCGAAACCTTGTTGATGTCATGATAATAGATGGAACAGTGGACACTTGTGGAAAGGGAGAGAAGAAATTGAAAGGCCAAGAAGAGGAGGTAACAACCGAGCAAGGACCAGAGGTGGTGTTGGATAACCAACACCGCCTACCACAATGA